One window of Pleurodeles waltl isolate 20211129_DDA chromosome 3_1, aPleWal1.hap1.20221129, whole genome shotgun sequence genomic DNA carries:
- the CTXND1 gene encoding cortexin domain-containing 1 protein, translating to MEEPSPEPAFIDVDKGLTLACFAFLCLFLVMMIIRCAKVIMDPYSAIPTSTWEEQHLDD from the coding sequence ATGGAGGAGCCATCCCCAGAGCCTGCCTTCATTGATGTGGACAAGGGACTCACTCTGGCCTGCTTTGCCTTCCTCTGCCTTTTTCTGGTGATGATGATTATTCGTTGCGCTAAGGTGATTATGGATCCTTACAGCGCTATACCCACCTCCACCTGGGAGGAGCAGCATTTGGACGACTAA